DNA from Petropleomorpha daqingensis:
GACGTCCAGGTCTGCTGCGCTCCCCTCGCGAGCGAGGTCCTGTCCGAGCCCGACGCGCAGACGCTGGCCCGTCAGTTCGCGGCGCTCGCCGACCCCGTGCGGCTGCGCCTGGTCTCGCTGCTCGCCACCGCCGAGGACGGCGCCGTCTGCGCGTGCGACCTCGTGGCGCCGGTCGGCAAGAGCCAACCGACGGTGTCGCACCACCTCAAGGTGCTGGTGGACGCCGGCCTGGCCACGAGCGAACGGCGCGGGCGCAACATCTGGTACGGCGTCGTGCCGGCCGCCCTGGAGGCCTTGCGCGGCGCGCTCGCCACCCGCTGAGGGGATTCACCCGGAGTTCGCTTGACCGGGCGGATCCGCCTCGGGTCTCATCACTGCGTGCTGACATCAGTGTCGACTGATGAGTTGGTCCGCGTGCTGGCCGACCCGATGCGAGCCCGGATCGTCGAGCTGCTCGCGGACGAGGAGCTGTGCACCTGCCATCTCGTCGAGCTGACCGGTGCCCGGCAGACGAACGTGAGCAACCACCTCCGTGTGCTGCGCCACGCCGGGCTCGTGCAGACCGAGCCGGTCGGGCGCTACACCTACTACCGGCTCCGCCCGGAGG
Protein-coding regions in this window:
- a CDS encoding metalloregulator ArsR/SmtB family transcription factor yields the protein MRELPLLEQPDVQVCCAPLASEVLSEPDAQTLARQFAALADPVRLRLVSLLATAEDGAVCACDLVAPVGKSQPTVSHHLKVLVDAGLATSERRGRNIWYGVVPAALEALRGALATR
- a CDS encoding ArsR/SmtB family transcription factor encodes the protein MSTDELVRVLADPMRARIVELLADEELCTCHLVELTGARQTNVSNHLRVLRHAGLVQTEPVGRYTYYRLRPEALAAVAAHYRDLAERGTRPERGRRPCG